From the genome of Variovorax sp. RA8, one region includes:
- a CDS encoding site-specific integrase, producing the protein MADFTNRSPFIVNVARRPNLKRTFAYSRKDAAQTYINNLREQGLEPTVDQGDSNWLVRVRREGHKDQSKTFKSLSEAEAFVATVEAEQRQGLFRDYTKGAKTTTADLIRAYIEEDCPGLKGGVTYTYMLNAMVADSNNELAKRIAQRKRELKEFGKVLTPLGAVRAPMTSLEWLNLPLTEVMPEDIEAFIEDRREYVEDSTVNRQIQLLSAVYNRQISKQRIHLEHMPLDGVRRLKFFNERDRRLVGDEEIRLMEAARREDQMLSLEARVQELAEQDVKAARQRETHYAVNRDRKAAYERAREQAIAEGFPHIPTMEAFLVFQLATAARRSEALGLFWDQIEWDGRQAKMPTSKNGRPRKLALRTDVMALLKQLPRTSDLVFDIALKTLLKAWRRICDAAGIEDLRIHDLRHEGISRAAESGLFPTILDLQAFSGHRDLRSLSRYTHLCMTALAIRADQAEAARLEKMEHNGRMRLKQSALSSLGGATATVRSSPCVLDKADSVATDTESVPDNVVVFRAFQRAVQP; encoded by the coding sequence ATGGCAGATTTCACCAACCGCAGCCCGTTCATCGTCAATGTCGCGCGTCGCCCCAATCTCAAGCGCACTTTCGCCTACAGCCGCAAGGACGCCGCGCAGACCTACATCAACAACCTGCGCGAGCAAGGTCTCGAACCCACCGTCGACCAAGGCGACAGCAACTGGCTGGTGCGCGTGCGGCGCGAAGGCCACAAGGACCAGAGCAAGACGTTCAAATCCCTCAGCGAGGCGGAGGCCTTCGTAGCCACGGTAGAAGCCGAACAACGCCAAGGACTGTTCCGCGACTACACCAAAGGCGCGAAGACGACGACCGCCGACCTGATTCGCGCCTACATCGAAGAAGACTGCCCGGGCCTCAAGGGCGGCGTCACTTACACATACATGCTGAACGCGATGGTGGCGGACAGCAACAATGAACTGGCCAAGCGAATCGCACAGCGCAAGCGTGAGCTCAAGGAATTCGGCAAGGTCCTTACCCCCCTGGGCGCCGTCCGCGCGCCGATGACATCGCTTGAGTGGCTCAACTTGCCGCTCACCGAGGTGATGCCCGAAGATATCGAGGCCTTCATCGAGGACCGCCGGGAATACGTGGAAGACTCCACCGTCAATCGGCAGATTCAGCTCCTGAGCGCGGTCTACAACCGCCAGATTAGCAAACAGCGTATCCATCTGGAGCATATGCCTCTGGACGGCGTCAGACGCCTGAAATTCTTCAATGAGCGTGACCGTCGTCTGGTCGGTGACGAAGAAATCCGCCTGATGGAAGCTGCTCGCCGAGAAGACCAGATGCTTTCGCTTGAAGCCCGAGTACAAGAGCTCGCCGAACAGGACGTCAAAGCAGCTCGTCAAAGGGAGACCCACTACGCCGTCAATCGGGACCGCAAAGCGGCCTACGAGCGTGCCCGCGAGCAGGCCATTGCAGAGGGCTTCCCGCACATTCCCACGATGGAGGCGTTCCTGGTCTTCCAGTTGGCCACCGCCGCGCGTCGCAGCGAAGCCCTCGGGCTGTTTTGGGACCAAATCGAATGGGACGGGCGACAGGCCAAGATGCCAACATCGAAGAACGGACGCCCGCGCAAGCTCGCTCTGCGCACCGACGTGATGGCCTTGCTGAAGCAGTTGCCGAGAACGAGCGACCTCGTCTTCGACATCGCCCTCAAAACCTTGCTCAAAGCTTGGCGGCGCATCTGCGACGCCGCCGGCATCGAGGACCTGCGCATCCACGACCTGCGGCACGAGGGCATCAGTCGCGCTGCGGAGTCAGGGCTGTTTCCGACCATCCTGGACCTGCAGGCCTTCAGCGGGCATCGGGACCTGCGCAGCCTCTCGCGCTACACCCATCTGTGCATGACCGCACTGGCCATTCGGGCGGACCAAGCCGAAGCAGCCCGGTTGGAGAAGATGGAGCACAACGGCCGGATGCGCTTGAAGCAATCGGCGCTTTCGAGCCTTGGTGGCGCGACAGCCACGGTGCGCTCGAGCCCATGCGTCTTGGACAAAGCTGACAGCGTGGCTACCGACACCGAGTCTGTTCCGGACAACGTGGTCGTGTTCCGAGCCTTCCAGCGTGCGGTACAGCCGTAA